GACACCGACGGCGACAGCGTGGACCTGCTCGTCTGTGCTGACGGCGAGCGCGTCGGAACGATGGGCCTCAACCGGTTCAACGAGACGTGGGGCGTGGCAGAACTGGGCTACATGATCGACCCCGAGGCCCAGGGCAACGGCTACGCCACCGACGCGGCCCGCCGGCTGGTCCGATACGGGTTCGAGGACCGCCGTCTGCACAAGGTCGCGGCGAGAGTCTTCGAGACCAACCCCGCCTCCCAGCGCGTCCTCGAAAAGATCGGGTTCCGGCGGGAGGGCGTCATGCGCGAGCAGGCGTACGTGCGCGGTGAGCGCCTCGACGTGCTCCGGTACGGGCTGCTGGCCGAGGAATTCGAGGCGTGATCGCGGCGCGCCGCGCTGACGCAACTGCTAATGGGCTCGAACGCCCAGACCACGTATGGCCTTTCGCCGGCTGTTGCGTGGACAGATCGACCGCGAGCGACTGGAATCGGTCGCGCGGGCGGTCGCAGAGCGCCACGGACAGTCGGTCGACCGTATCGAAGTGCTGGACGCGGACAACTGGCTGTCGATGCCGTTCGTGCTCGACGACCAGTACTTCGTGAAGGTCGTCTCCCGCCAGCACTCGCTGGTGCACGCGCTGTTGACCACTGGCCGGAACCTCGGGGCGTTCTCGAGCGGCTCCGAGGGGTTTTTCGAGCACTTCTCGACGCCGGCGGAGATGGCCGATCACGAACTGGTCGCGGCACGGAAGATGCACGACCTCGGGATCAACGTCCCCCGGCCGGTCGAGGCGTTCGAACACGACGGACTGGGCGTGGTCGTCATGGAGTATCTCCCCGACTTTACGACGCTGGACGCCGCTCCCGTCGAGGACGTTCGCACCCACGCGGCGTCGCTGTTCGAGTGGCTGACGGCGATGCACGAGGCCGGGTTCGCCCACGGCGATCTCCGGGCGGAGAACGTCCTCCTCTCGCGAGACGAACTGTATTTCATCGACGCGGCGGCCGTCGACGAGCGCCGAATCCACGACGCCCGTGCCTACGACATCGCGTGTGCGCTGGCGGTGCTGGAACCGCTCATCGGGGCGAGCGACGCCGTCGCCGCGGCGGCGACCGTCTGTGACGAGGAGACGCTGCTGGCCGCCGGTGACTTTCTCGATTTCGTCAGCATCCGACCCGACCATCGCTTCGACGCTCGCGCCGTGCACGGCGAACTCGAGAAGGCCGTGGCTCAGGACAGCACACGCAGTCGATCGGAGTAACACGCGAACGCAGTTCTCGTGTCCACGAGAAGCGGAAAGAGGGGGAATAGGGTGGGGGTGGGGGTGGGGGTGTTGGGGTGGCACCCAAAACTGGGTGCACGCGACGGTTGGGGGGCGATGTTGAAGAACTTTGTGGCTGAAATTCTCCAGTTTTCACGGTCGTTAGACATAAACACGCGGGAATAGTAATTCCAAATCGTGACGACGACGGCTCCGACCGACGCGGCGAGCCCGACCGTCCGGCGGGCCGTGCGTGCGGACTTGCTCGCGGTCTTCCGGATCGAGCAGGCGTCGTTTCCACAGCCGTGGCCCTACTCGGCGTTCGAGCAGTTCCTCTCCTCGCCGGCGTTTCTCGTCGCGGAGGTCGGCGGGCCGGACGAACCCGGCCAGTCGGGGATCGTCGGCTATATCGTCGCCGATACGGTCCCGAATCACGGTCAGCCGCTCGGCCACGTCAAGGATCTGGCGGTCCACCCCGACAGACGCGGAGAGGGGGTCGGCACGCTGTTGCTCGGACGGGCGCTCGCCGTCCTCGACGGTCTCGACGTCAGTTCGGTAAAGCTCGAGGTCCGGGTCAACAACAAACGCGCCCGGTCGCTGTACGAGCGCTTTGGATTCCGACACCTGCGGACGGTCCCCAACTACTACGATGACGGCGAGAACGCGCTCGTGCTCGTCCGGAAGGGGCCACCGGAGCACACCGTTCGTTAGTCTTTAGCCTGCCGACGCCGAATCAGAGGTAATGACTGCGCAAGCCGCCGAGTCGCGTGACCTCGCCGTCGTCATCGGGCTGGAGGTCCACGTGCAACTCGAGACGGACACGAAGATCTTCTGTGGCTGTTCGACCGATCCCGCCGAGGAACCAAACACCAACACCTGCCCGGTCTGTCTCGGACTGCCCGGCGCGCTCCCGGTGCTCAACGAGGGGGCGGTCGAGGCCGCCGTCAAGGTCGGCAAGGCCATCGACGCCTCGATCCCCGAGGAGACGGCCTTCCACCGGAAGAACTACTACTACCCCGACCTGCCGAAGAACTTCCAGATCACCCAGTACGACGCCCCGATCTGTCAGGACGGCGTTCTGGAGTTCGGCCACGAGGGCCAGCGCCGGTCGGTGGGGATCCGCCGCGCCCACCTCGAAGAGGACCCCGGCTCGATCAAGCACGTCCGCGAGGGGACCGAGAGCCTGGAGGCCCGGACCTGTTCGATCGACCGGGCCGACTACACGCTGATCGACTACAACCGCGCGGGGACGCCGCTGATGGAGATCGTCACCGAGCCCGACTTCCGCGAGCCCGCGGAGGTGCGGGCGTTCCTCGAGAAACTCGAGGAGGTCCTCGAGTATCTGGGCGTGTTCGATCCGGCTCGTGACGGCAGTCTGCGGATCGACGCGAACCTCTCGGTCGTCGA
This window of the Halapricum desulfuricans genome carries:
- a CDS encoding GNAT family N-acetyltransferase, which codes for MPGPVFLRGESVTLHPQGEDDVQFLQRLINHPDVWPSLTSVEPLTEADEREWIEDTDGDSVDLLVCADGERVGTMGLNRFNETWGVAELGYMIDPEAQGNGYATDAARRLVRYGFEDRRLHKVAARVFETNPASQRVLEKIGFRREGVMREQAYVRGERLDVLRYGLLAEEFEA
- a CDS encoding RIO1 family regulatory kinase/ATPase domain-containing protein → MAFRRLLRGQIDRERLESVARAVAERHGQSVDRIEVLDADNWLSMPFVLDDQYFVKVVSRQHSLVHALLTTGRNLGAFSSGSEGFFEHFSTPAEMADHELVAARKMHDLGINVPRPVEAFEHDGLGVVVMEYLPDFTTLDAAPVEDVRTHAASLFEWLTAMHEAGFAHGDLRAENVLLSRDELYFIDAAAVDERRIHDARAYDIACALAVLEPLIGASDAVAAAATVCDEETLLAAGDFLDFVSIRPDHRFDARAVHGELEKAVAQDSTRSRSE
- the rimI gene encoding ribosomal protein S18-alanine N-acetyltransferase, with product MTTTAPTDAASPTVRRAVRADLLAVFRIEQASFPQPWPYSAFEQFLSSPAFLVAEVGGPDEPGQSGIVGYIVADTVPNHGQPLGHVKDLAVHPDRRGEGVGTLLLGRALAVLDGLDVSSVKLEVRVNNKRARSLYERFGFRHLRTVPNYYDDGENALVLVRKGPPEHTVR